A part of Flavobacteriaceae bacterium GSB9 genomic DNA contains:
- a CDS encoding CHRD domain-containing protein — MKKLLRQTKYYLWALALSFMLIGCSNEMLQEQQKDDSLNLSLTTNQSSQKAMKMVYTTSLNGENEVPGVDTNAVGECIVSVNKDGSSINFKLIVANLTDVIGAHFHWAPVGENGPVVIALYSGSPNGRMNGILAHGNKTKDDLTGPLADMEISDFIDALKNGSIYVNVHTSENPGGEIRGQL; from the coding sequence ATGAAAAAATTGTTAAGACAAACTAAGTATTACCTATGGGCATTAGCGTTAAGTTTTATGTTAATAGGGTGCAGTAATGAAATGTTACAGGAACAACAAAAGGATGATTCTTTAAATCTTTCATTAACTACCAATCAGAGCTCTCAAAAGGCGATGAAAATGGTGTATACTACATCATTAAATGGTGAAAATGAAGTTCCTGGAGTAGATACAAATGCAGTTGGAGAATGTATTGTTTCTGTTAATAAAGATGGATCTTCTATTAATTTTAAATTAATTGTAGCCAACCTTACAGATGTTATTGGTGCCCACTTCCACTGGGCTCCTGTAGGAGAAAATGGACCAGTTGTTATCGCTCTTTATAGTGGCAGTCCTAATGGACGAATGAACGGAATATTAGCTCATGGTAATAAGACAAAAGATGATTTGACAGGACCATTGGCAGATATGGAAATAAGCGATTTTATAGACGCCTTAAAAAATGGTAGTATCTATGTGAATGTCCACACTTCAGAAAATCCAGGTGGAGAAATTAGAGGACAATTATAG